A window of the Juglans microcarpa x Juglans regia isolate MS1-56 chromosome 5D, Jm3101_v1.0, whole genome shotgun sequence genome harbors these coding sequences:
- the LOC121265391 gene encoding LOW QUALITY PROTEIN: pyruvate kinase 1, cytosolic-like (The sequence of the model RefSeq protein was modified relative to this genomic sequence to represent the inferred CDS: inserted 1 base in 1 codon), which yields MHSNHLLLEEPIRMASILEPSKASFFPAMTKIVGTLGPKSRSVNIISGCLKAGMSVARFDFSLGDPEYHQETLENLKAAVKSTQKLCAVMLDTVGPELQVVNRSGKSISLQMDASVVLTPNQELEASSDLLPINFDGLAKAVKKGDTIFVGQYLFTGSETTSVWLEVSEVKGEDVVCVIKNTATLAGSLFTLHASQIHIDLPTLSDKDKEVISTWGVQNKIDFLSLSYTRHAEDVRQARELLSNLGDLDQTQIFAKIENIEGLTHFDEILQEADGIILSRGNLGIDLPPEKVFLFQKAALYKCNMAGKPAVVTRVVDSMTDNLRPTRAEATDVANAVLDGSDAILLGAETLRGLYPVETISIVGKICAEAEKVFNQDLYFKKTVKYVGEPMTHLESIASSAVRAAIKVKASAIICFTSSGRAARLIAKYRPTMPVISVVIPRLKTNQLKWSFSGAFEARQSLVVRGLFPXLADPRHPAESTSATNESVLKVALDHGKTAGVIKSHDRVVVCQKVGDASVVKIIELED from the exons ATGCATTCTAATCATCTGCTTCTAGAGGAGCCCATTAGGATGGCTTCCATTCTGGAGCCATCCAAGGCC AGTTTCTTTCCTGCAATGACTAAGATCGTGGGGACTCTGGGGCCGAAATCTCGATCGGTGAACATTATTTCGGGCTGCCTCAAGGCTGGAATGTCTG TGGCCCGATTCGACTTCTCGTTGGGTGACCCGGAATATCACCAGGAAACTCTGGAGAATCTGAAGGCTGCTGTGAAGAGCACTCAGAAGCTTTGCGCT GTTATGCTGGACACTGTGGGCCCTGAGTTGCAGGTCGTCAATAGAAGTGGGAAATCTATTTCGCTTCAGATGGACGCTTCTGTTGTTCTGACACCAAATCAAGAACTAGAAGCCTCTTCAGACCTATTGCCCATTAATTTTGATGGGCTGGCAAAG gcaGTGAAGAAGGGAGACACCATTTTTGTGGGTCAGTACCTGTTCACTGGAAGTGAAACTACTTCTGTTTGGCTGGAG GTTTCTGAAGTGAAAGGGGAAGATGTTGTTTGTGTGATAAAGAACACTGCAACACTGGCAGGATCATTGTTCACTTTGCATGCCTCTCAAATTCATATCGATCTGCCTACCCTCTCTGATAAAGATAAGGAG GTTATAAGCACCTGgggagttcaaaataaaattgacttcCTCTCACTGTCATATACCAGGCACGCAGAAGATGTTCGACAG GCCCGAGAGCTTCTTTCTAATTTGGGTGACCTAGATCAGACTCAAATTTTTGCAAAGATTGAAAACATTGAG GGGTTAACACATTTCGATGAGATCCTACAAGAGGCAGATGGTATTATCCTTTCACGTGGGAATTTGGGCATAGATCTCCCTCCCGAAAAG gtgtttttatttcaaaaagcTGCGCTTTACAAGTGTAACATGGCTGGAAAACCTGCTGTGGTTACTCGTGTAGTGGACAGTATGACTGACAACTTGAGGCCAACTCGTGCAGAAGCAACTGATGTTGCCAATGCTGTGCTGGATG GAAGTGATGCGATTCTTCTGGGTGCTGAGACTCTACGTGGGTTGTACCCTGTTGAGACTATCTCTATTGTTGGTAAAATTTGTGCTGAG GCAGAGAAGGTTTTCAATCAAGACCTTTATTTTAAGAAGACTGTCAAATATGTTGGAGAGCCAATGACCCACTTGGAATCTATTGCGTCCTCAGCG GTACGAGCTGCCATTAAGGTGAAGGCATCTGCCATTATTTGTTTCACCTCTTCAGGAAGGGCTGCAAG ATTGATTGCCAAGTATAGGCCAACAATGCCAGTTATATCTGTTGTCATTCCCCGGCTTAAGACAAATCAGCTGAAATGGAGCTTTAGTGGAGCCTTTGAG GCAAGGCAATCACTTGTAGTCAGAGGCCTCTTCC TGCTTGCGGATCCCAGACATCCT GCGGAGTCTACAAGCGCTACTAATGAGTCGGTTCTAAAGGTTGCCCTTGACCATGGAAAGACAGCAGGAGTGATTAAATCGCACGATCGAGTTGTTGTGTGCCAGAAAGTTGGGGATGCATCTGTGGTCAAGATTATTGAGCTTGAGGATTAA